A portion of the Daphnia magna isolate NIES linkage group LG4, ASM2063170v1.1, whole genome shotgun sequence genome contains these proteins:
- the LOC116934234 gene encoding uncharacterized mitochondrial protein AtMg00860-like, giving the protein MLSAHADLPSHYSAVREILTVCLKNQITLGAATFKFAASLVPFAGYVVGSDDVAADPEKLSAIADFPRPVNITQLRSFLGLVGQLSDFSDEITAASGPLRPLLRKGNHFVWLADQEEAYETVKRALTSPPVLANLDPSAETVLQTDA; this is encoded by the coding sequence ATGTTGTCCGCCCACGCAGATTTGCCGTCTCATTACAGTGCCGTCCGTGAGATTCTGACCGTGTGCCTTAAGAATCAAATCACCCTCGGCGCAGCCACATTCAAGTTTGCAGCTAGTTTGGTGCCTTTCGCCGGTTATGTAGTTGGCAGTGATGACGTCGCAGCAGACCCGGAAAAGCTATCAGCGATTGCTGATTTTCCACGGCCGGTTAACATCACTCAGCTGCGATCATTTCTTGGTTTGGTCGGTCAGCTGTCTGACTTTTCCGACGAAATCACCGCTGCCTCTGGTCCGTTGAGACCGCTCCTACGCAAAGGCAATCATTTCGTGTGGTTGGCTGACCAAGAAGAAGCTTATGAGACCGTCAAACGCGCTTTGACATCCCCTCCTGTCTTGGCAAACCTCGACCCATCAGCCGAAACCGTTTTGCAGACGGATGCATAG
- the LOC123471092 gene encoding LOW QUALITY PROTEIN: uncharacterized protein LOC123471092 (The sequence of the model RefSeq protein was modified relative to this genomic sequence to represent the inferred CDS: deleted 1 base in 1 codon) produces the protein MQAFGSVTIFCDRQRSGRFDDWAAHLESALDLGNFEEARKLRLMRSKLYGEAAEEFDTFKLDNPIRSQEYAAVKARLFKLFHSTETRSQRSVEFHNMKREPEENMRRYANRIRKAFHKAYPMDGILDSATTASREQMMMDRFLEGLPSDVQVPLKYKKFASFETLIDRAELTALAIEESQTRVRIHAAYSSTNAPTHQNELSSVLEALNRLSTKVDQNATTHNAELQQSLAEMKRQLAQRPSQVGGRQRDPNMTQPEAFKRAALFCEFHNTWGFHTEADCFTKLQQKDEHCRLCRNIGHRHNFCPTIRNPRPPPPSGHYGTVTVDVLVEDERPREPFQQEFIVVPEIMEECVLGLDALYEHKFMIDGRERRVYRVRESDQLQNDDKPTMMVAVKTKIPPSSACVVESANSDVKLSLDTACFLVKNPRLPAGLRLDPFVSTKRDNGMFRIVIVNETNQTISLPRYTILGHVVFEPPTLIASCSTQPTIIDPAIFEASLPDVTETIKGELRKLLLEKQSIFAFQTRDLGNTGLVKHVIDTQGQGPIRQRPYRASPVNGRLQRKSSTNY, from the exons ATGCAAGCCTTTGGTTCAGTGACAATCTTTTGTGATCGTCAGAGGTCTGGTCGCTTCGACGATTGGGCGGCTCACCTGGAATCAGCCCTCGATCTAGGCAACTTCGAGGAAGCTAGGAAATTACGCCTAATGCGCTCTAAACTCTACGGAGAGGCTGCTGAAGAATTTGACACATTCAAGTTAGACAACCCCATCCGATCCCAAGAGTACGCAGCAGTGAAAGCACGACTCTTCAAACTATTCCACTCGACCGAAACGCGGTCACAAAGGAGTGTCGAGTTTCACAACATGAAGAGGGAGCCGGAGGAAAACATGCGCCGCTACGCAAATCGTATTCGTAAGGCGTTCCATAAAGCTTACCCTATGGATGGGATATTAGATTCAGCTACCACCGCATCCCGGGAGCAAATGATGATGGACAGGTTTCTGGAAGGTCTACCCAGCGATGTACAAGTCCCcttgaaatat aaaaagttTGCATCGTTCGAGACACTTATCGATCGAGCCGAACTTACCGCATTAGCTATTGAAGAATCACAGACGAGAGTTAGAATCCATGCAGCATACTCATCAACGAACGCCCCAACCCATCAAAATGAACTGAGCAGCGTGCTGGAAGCCCTAAATCGCTTAAGCACCAAGGTCGACCAAAATGCCACGACTCACAACGCGGAACTACAACAGAGTCTAGCAGAAATGAAGAGGCAATTAGCACAGAGGCCCTCTCAGGTTGGGGGAAGACAGAGAGACCCGAACATGACGCAGCCCGAAGCTTTTAAAAGGGCAGCCCTTTTTTGCGAATTCCACAACACCTGGGGGTTCCACACCGAAGCAGACTGTTTTACCAAGCTACAACAAAAGGACGAGCATTGCCGCCTGTGCCGAAACATAGGGCACCGACATAATTTCTGCCCTACCATCCGGAACCCAAGACCCCCTCCACCATCAGGGCATTAT GGCACCGTAACAGTAGATGTTCTCGTCGAGGACGAGAGGCCCCGTGAACCCTTTCAACAAGAGTTCATCGTCGTTCCGGAAATTATGGAAGAATGCGTACTAGGTTTAGACGCTCTTTATGAACATAAGTTTATGATCGACGGTCGTGAGAGGCGAGTCTATCGAGTGAGGGAGTCTGATCAACTCCAAAACGATGACAAACCAACCATGATGGTGGCTGTTAAAACGAAAATACCTCCATCATCCGCATGCGTGGTGGAGAGCGCGAATAGTGACGTCAAGCTATCTCTCGACACCGCCTGTTTCCTAGTAAAAAACCCACGGTTACCCGCCGGTCTTCGACTGGACCCATTCGTCTCTACAAAACGTGACAATGGGATGTTCAGAATTGTGATAGTCAACGAAACAAACCAAACTATCTCCCTTCCTCGCTATACCATCTTAGGTCATGTGGTTTTCGAGCCACCTACACTTATAGCATCTTGTTCCACCCAGCCTACTATCATCGACCCCGCCATCTTCGAAGCCTCCCTCCCAGATGTTACGGAAACAATAAAGGGGGAATTGCGCAAATTGCTCCTAGAAAAACAAAGTATCTTCGCATTTCAAACACGCGATCTGGGGAACACGGGCCTGGTCAAACACGTGATCGACACTCAGGGGCAAGGGCCCATCCGCCAAAGGCCATACAGAGCATCCCCCGTCAACGGGAGGTTGCAAAGAAAATCATCGACGAACTACTAG
- the LOC123471069 gene encoding uncharacterized protein LOC123471069, with product MSLLALLFFTPLAAFNATVCNCDGAANLGFLEFTEEDCSFEAAPTPPVPITYAIYSTLPEVKRFAGHTCSMWVATTTVYKDFMQWNQVSYSRNPIEVDAATCRRMRDTRQCRGKAMDITGPNSFALEGHPFVETSWLRTATEKMTNCRLEEVTLQSECPNCTISSPLGDIPGAINGSFKHNLVTLVWDDSWKEAKPCELRVIEKGMGVKYSTENDTTFRIRDPIKQLDFIYAMVNSSVCGGGNFTAYHPVLGMDRVVIAVREAAKGTDLVEMRPKDADAVTKMALSEMTRAEIEYASHTQYIRDFAMDISNHLAREIRNLQCESRRTAFHAATTTAQYDGWLAAKHLDLPLCTKLLAVGASVSVLQCFPSNVTFETVFTPCGAQPRWGNQTINVEGWELTKYSDCYWHANFVNFNGKAHTFKNNTWMPINPNLKIQGRRFIDTMPLEVDNSLGMILQLHPTITSHPLSASTIMADILAYIQMGYVTEMSGERHVNTVLVHPGQAQDISFMARIGYWLRNFGIMSGVGVSIALAFRFCGLGSLLGLYIPCCRYFNPCSWLTPPQPAHRDIELGPQATTNLAPTAPVTIVNIPPPPTPAGSTGRLGLNQQPYLIPPISHPRSLAQHREAAALLSRP from the coding sequence ATGTCCCTCCTCGCCCTCCTGTTTTTTACCCCCTTGGCTGCATTTAATGCCACCGTGTGTAACTGTGATGGTGCGGCAAACCTGGGATTCCTGGAATTCACGGAGGAAGACTGCTCTTTCGAAGCCGCCCCCACTCCACCGGTACCCATTACGTACGCCATCTACTCTACACTACCAGAAGTTAAACGCTTTGCTGGCCACACGTGTAGCATGTGGGTAGCCACCACCACAGTGTACAAGGACTTCATGCAATGGAATCAAGTGTCTTACAGCCGCAACCCCATCGAAGTGGACGCCGCAACGTGCCGAAGGATGAGAGACACACGACAATGTCGAGGAAAGGCGATGGATATAACAGGGCCCAACTCGTTCGCCCTGGAAGGCCACCCGTTCGTGGAAACCAGTTGGCTTCGGACGGCGACAGAAAAGATGACCAACTGTCGCCTCGAAGAAGTGACCTTACAGAGCGAATGCCCGAACTGTACCATCAGCTCTCCACTTGGCGACATCCCTGGAGCAATAAACGGCTCTTTCAAACACAACCTCGTGACCCTCGTCTGGGACGATTCCTGGAAGGAAGCGAAGCCGTGTGAGTTAAGGGTTATCGAAAAGGGAATGGGCGTCAAGTACTCGACCGAAAACGACACTACCTTCCGAATTCGGGACCCAATTAAGCAGTTGGATTTTATATATGCAATGGTAAACAGTTCCGTCTGCGGAGGAGGAAACTTCACTGCCTACCATCCGGTTCTAGGAATGGACAGAGTCGTCATCGCGGTTCGGGAAGCCGCCAAGGGAACCGATCTCGTCGAGATGAGGCCAAAAGACGCGGACGCCGTAACCAAGATGGCGCTATCCGAAATGACACGGGCGGAGATCGAATACGCCAGTCATACACAATACATCAGAGACTTCGCAATGGACATTTCAAACCACCTGGCCCGAGAAATTCGTAACCTACAATGCGAAAGCCGGAGAACTGCCTTCCATGCCGCTACAACGACTGCACAATACGACGGATGGTTAGCCGCTAAGCATCTGGACCTTCCATTATGCACCAAGCTACTGGCGGTCGGGGCGTCCGTGTCCGTTTTGCAGTGTTTTCCCAGCAACGTCACCTTCGAGACGGTTTTCACGCCATGTGGAGCCCAACCTCGGTGGGGCAACCAGACCATCAACGTGGAAGGCTGGGAGCTCACGAAGTACTCCGATTGCTACTGGCACGCAAACTTCGTCAACTTCAACGGCAAAGCCCACACCTTCAAGAACAACACCTGGATGCCAATCAACCCCAACCTAAAGATACAAGGCCGCCGTTTCATCGACACCATGCCCCTGGAGGTCGATAACTCGTTGGGCATGATACTGCAGTTGCACCCAACAATAACGTCGCATCCCTTAAGTGCTTCAACCATCATGGCCGACATCCTGGCATACATACAGATGGGCTATGTCACAGAAATGTCGGGCGAACGACACGTCAACACAGTCCTCGTCCACCCCGGACAAGCACAAGACATCTCCTTCATGGCAAGGATCGGATACTGGCTCCGGAACTTCGGCATCATGTCGGGAGTAGGAGTATCCATTGCTCTGGCTTTCCGATTTTGCGGACTCGGTTCCCTCCTGGGTCTCTATATCCCCTGCTGTCGGTACTTTAACCCGTGCAGTTGGTTAACGCCACCTCAACCTGCTCATCGAGACATTGAGTTGGGACCCCAAGCAACCACCAACTTGGCCCCAACTGCTCCGGTCACCATTGTTAATATACCCCCGCCCCCAACTCCCGCCGGTTCCACAGGGCGGCTAGGATTAAACCAACAACCATACCTCATCCCACCCATTTCACATCCTCGTAGCCTAGCCCAACACAGAGAAGCAGCAGCCCTCCTCTCGCGTCCCTAG